Proteins encoded within one genomic window of Chitinophaga parva:
- a CDS encoding protein-disulfide reductase DsbD domain-containing protein, with protein sequence MKKLLTLIALFALPLLVSAQIENPVKWNFSSKKINETTYELHMTATIDHGWHLYAQEAGEGPVATAFKFSKNPLVANSGKVKEDGKLLKAFDKNFNSELKYYADKVDFVQTVVVKGKAATKVKGSVEFMTCDDHQCLPPKELEFAIAVGGAAK encoded by the coding sequence ATGAAAAAACTGTTAACACTGATCGCCCTGTTCGCCCTGCCCCTGCTGGTGAGCGCGCAGATCGAAAATCCCGTGAAGTGGAATTTCTCTTCCAAAAAGATCAATGAAACAACTTACGAACTGCACATGACCGCTACCATTGACCACGGCTGGCACCTGTATGCACAGGAAGCTGGTGAGGGCCCGGTAGCCACTGCTTTCAAGTTCTCCAAGAACCCGCTGGTGGCCAACTCCGGCAAAGTGAAGGAAGACGGTAAGCTGCTCAAGGCGTTTGACAAGAACTTCAATTCTGAACTGAAATACTACGCAGACAAGGTAGACTTTGTGCAGACCGTGGTAGTAAAAGGTAAAGCCGCTACCAAGGTGAAAGGCTCCGTAGAGTTCATGACCTGCGATGATCACCAATGCCTGCCGCCCAAAGAACTGGAGTTTGCCATTGCAGTAGGTGGCGCAGCCAAGTAA
- a CDS encoding protein-disulfide reductase DsbD family protein: MKYLYALLAWAMIAALPARAQDSTAKAVHWTYSAEKKSEGVYLLHAKASIENGWILFSTTMPDDLPYTRITLDSATATVASISNITEQGKLEARKEKLLDANVKYFEHNVELVATLNVKGAPKNLKGVVSYMALKGEEITGPDDDAFKFVLDAQGNISTAAAGLQENAGNSQELKRTAIDINHPLSDVGGTGAEGKKSLWTIFLLGFAGGFIALLTPCVFPMIPLTVSFFTKKAESRGAGIFNASMYGFFIFLIYVLLSTPFYFIGSGNSEILNNISTNVYLNLFFFIIFVVFAISFFGYFEITLPSGLASKVDSKASVGGLVGTFFMALTLALVSFSCTGPILGTLLAGALSTDGGAVQLTMGMAGFGLALALPFSIFALFPNLLKSLPKSGGWLTSVKVVLGFIEVAMALKFLSNADLVMHWGLLKREVFFGIWIVICVLAALYMLGKVRFAHDAPLKKISATRWIFAVIFFAFAAYLAPGVTNTKAANRQLISGFPPPLSYSVYKENTGDVEPNVRNDYFKALALAKEQHKPLLIDFTGWACVNCRKMEENVWPNPLVKSIIKNDYILVSLYVDDRAQLPEEEQFLFTATDGSKKKIRTIGDKYATMQTVNFINNSQPFYVLISPDEQLLTKPVGYTPNAAEYAAWLKAGLEAYQKIK, translated from the coding sequence ATGAAATACTTATACGCTTTGCTGGCGTGGGCCATGATAGCGGCTTTGCCAGCCAGGGCACAGGATAGTACCGCCAAGGCTGTACACTGGACGTACAGCGCGGAAAAGAAAAGCGAAGGGGTGTACCTGCTGCACGCAAAAGCCAGCATCGAAAATGGATGGATCCTGTTCTCCACCACCATGCCGGACGACCTGCCTTATACCCGCATCACCCTGGACAGTGCTACCGCTACGGTGGCCAGCATCAGCAACATTACAGAGCAAGGCAAACTGGAAGCCCGCAAGGAAAAACTGCTGGATGCCAACGTTAAATACTTTGAGCACAATGTAGAACTGGTAGCAACGCTGAATGTGAAAGGTGCTCCAAAGAACCTGAAAGGCGTTGTGTCTTACATGGCGCTGAAGGGAGAGGAGATCACCGGTCCCGATGACGATGCTTTCAAATTTGTACTGGACGCCCAGGGTAATATCAGCACCGCGGCCGCCGGCCTGCAGGAAAATGCAGGTAATTCACAGGAACTGAAGCGTACCGCTATTGATATCAACCATCCCCTGTCTGATGTGGGTGGTACCGGTGCAGAAGGCAAGAAGAGCCTGTGGACTATCTTCCTGCTCGGTTTTGCCGGCGGCTTCATTGCCCTGCTCACGCCTTGTGTGTTCCCGATGATCCCGCTCACCGTGTCGTTTTTCACCAAGAAAGCGGAAAGCCGGGGTGCCGGCATTTTCAATGCATCCATGTATGGGTTCTTTATTTTCCTGATCTATGTATTGCTTAGCACTCCTTTTTATTTTATTGGGAGTGGCAATTCAGAGATCCTCAACAATATTTCCACGAACGTTTACCTGAATCTTTTCTTCTTCATCATCTTCGTGGTATTTGCCATTTCTTTCTTCGGTTACTTTGAGATCACCCTGCCCAGCGGCCTGGCTTCCAAAGTGGATTCCAAGGCCAGCGTAGGCGGCCTGGTAGGTACCTTCTTCATGGCCCTCACCCTGGCTTTGGTATCGTTCTCCTGTACCGGTCCTATCCTGGGTACCCTGCTGGCAGGTGCCCTGAGCACGGATGGCGGTGCGGTGCAGCTCACCATGGGCATGGCAGGCTTTGGCCTGGCCCTGGCGCTGCCTTTCTCTATCTTTGCCCTGTTCCCTAACCTGCTGAAGTCACTGCCCAAATCCGGTGGCTGGCTTACTTCTGTAAAAGTAGTGTTGGGTTTCATTGAAGTGGCTATGGCGCTGAAGTTCTTATCCAACGCGGACCTGGTAATGCACTGGGGCCTGCTGAAACGGGAAGTGTTCTTTGGCATCTGGATCGTGATCTGCGTGCTCGCAGCCCTGTACATGCTGGGTAAGGTGCGCTTTGCCCATGATGCCCCGCTGAAAAAGATCTCCGCTACCCGCTGGATCTTTGCTGTGATCTTCTTTGCATTTGCGGCTTACCTGGCGCCTGGTGTTACCAATACCAAGGCGGCCAACCGCCAGTTGATCAGCGGTTTCCCGCCGCCCCTGAGCTACAGCGTGTATAAAGAAAATACCGGCGATGTAGAGCCCAATGTGCGCAATGATTATTTCAAAGCATTGGCACTGGCTAAGGAGCAACACAAACCCTTACTGATAGACTTTACCGGCTGGGCGTGCGTGAACTGCCGAAAGATGGAAGAAAATGTATGGCCTAACCCACTGGTGAAATCCATCATAAAGAACGATTACATCCTGGTATCGCTGTATGTGGATGACCGCGCGCAACTGCCGGAAGAAGAGCAGTTCCTGTTCACAGCTACGGATGGCAGCAAGAAAAAGATCCGGACCATTGGGGATAAATATGCCACTATGCAGACAGTGAACTTCATCAATAACTCACAGCCTTTCTATGTGCTGATCAGCCCTGATGAACAACTGCTGACCAAGCCGGTGGGGTATACGCCTAACGCCGCTGAATATGCCGCCTGGCTGAAAGCGGGGCTGGAGGCATACCAGAAAATAAAGTAA
- the hisS gene encoding histidine--tRNA ligase, producing MAKIKPSLPQGTRDFGPAVMRKRNYIMQTIREAFQLFGFQPLETPAMEQLDTLTGKYGDEGDQLMFKILNNGESLNKAAAPLAASIQENIPLVRSVRLFAEKALRYDLTIPFARFVSMNQHELAMPFKRYQMQPVWRADRPQKGRYREFYQCDADVVGSDSLLNEIELLLIYDTVFNKLGLQGYELRVNNRKILSGLAELTGRPDLLTDITVAIDKLDKIGMDKVKEELQQRGLGEKEISVIENFLLISGSNDEKLTRLSELLATSPTGMKGIEEISFVLNSGLAQFKATPILDVTLARGLNYYTGMIVEVKAPATVSIGSIGGGGRYDDLTGLFGLPGISGVGISFGVDRIYDVLEQLELFPEAAQQSTKVMFLNLGDASVKVAFPLVMQLRGKGIAAELYHEAAKMDKQMKYADRRAIPYIVILGESELAENKMSIKHLTNREQKTITIAELDGFLFE from the coding sequence ATGGCCAAGATTAAACCTTCACTTCCGCAAGGCACCCGCGACTTTGGGCCCGCTGTGATGCGGAAGCGCAACTACATCATGCAGACCATCCGCGAAGCCTTCCAGCTCTTTGGCTTTCAGCCCCTGGAAACCCCCGCGATGGAACAACTGGACACCCTCACCGGCAAGTACGGTGATGAGGGCGACCAGCTGATGTTCAAGATCCTCAACAACGGTGAATCCCTCAATAAAGCCGCCGCTCCCCTGGCTGCCAGCATCCAGGAGAACATACCGCTGGTGCGCAGTGTGCGCCTCTTCGCAGAAAAGGCGCTGCGCTACGACCTCACCATTCCCTTTGCCCGCTTCGTGTCTATGAACCAGCACGAACTGGCCATGCCCTTTAAGCGCTACCAGATGCAGCCCGTATGGCGGGCAGACCGCCCCCAGAAAGGCCGCTACCGCGAGTTTTACCAGTGCGATGCCGATGTGGTAGGCAGCGATTCCCTGCTGAACGAAATAGAGCTGCTGCTCATCTACGATACTGTATTCAATAAACTGGGCCTGCAAGGCTATGAGTTGCGCGTGAACAACCGCAAGATCCTCAGCGGCCTGGCAGAACTGACCGGCCGCCCGGACCTGCTCACAGACATTACCGTGGCCATTGACAAGCTGGATAAAATAGGCATGGACAAGGTGAAAGAAGAACTGCAGCAGCGGGGCCTGGGTGAAAAAGAGATCAGTGTTATTGAAAATTTCCTGCTGATCAGTGGCAGCAACGATGAAAAGCTAACCCGCCTTTCCGAACTGCTGGCTACCTCCCCCACCGGCATGAAAGGCATTGAAGAGATCAGCTTTGTGCTGAACTCCGGCCTGGCCCAATTCAAGGCCACACCCATCCTGGACGTAACCCTGGCCCGTGGCCTCAATTACTACACCGGCATGATCGTGGAAGTAAAAGCCCCGGCTACCGTGTCTATCGGTAGTATAGGCGGTGGCGGCCGTTATGATGATCTTACCGGCCTGTTTGGCCTGCCCGGCATTTCCGGCGTGGGCATTTCCTTTGGGGTAGACCGCATTTATGATGTGCTGGAACAACTGGAGCTCTTCCCGGAGGCGGCCCAGCAATCCACCAAAGTGATGTTCCTGAACCTGGGTGATGCCAGCGTAAAGGTGGCCTTCCCGCTGGTGATGCAGCTGCGCGGTAAAGGCATTGCCGCGGAGCTGTACCATGAGGCCGCCAAGATGGACAAACAGATGAAATACGCGGACAGGCGCGCTATCCCTTATATCGTGATCCTGGGTGAAAGTGAGCTGGCGGAAAATAAGATGAGCATCAAGCACCTGACGAACCGGGAGCAAAAGACCATCACTATTGCGGAACTGGATGGGTTCTTGTTTGAATAG
- a CDS encoding low molecular weight protein-tyrosine-phosphatase, producing the protein MIKILMVCLGNICRSPLAEGIMRDLAARASLPWEIDSAGTGNWHVGDPPDPRSIRVASQHGIDISGLRGRQFSVHDFDRFDRIYAMDLDNYRDILRKARTLQDEAKVQLLLDNQQPVPDPWYDDALFAPVYELIYNACEKIVQKA; encoded by the coding sequence ATGATAAAGATACTGATGGTCTGCCTGGGCAATATCTGCCGCTCTCCCCTGGCAGAAGGCATTATGCGCGACCTGGCCGCCCGGGCCAGCCTGCCCTGGGAAATAGACAGCGCCGGCACCGGCAACTGGCATGTGGGCGATCCGCCTGATCCCCGCTCCATCCGCGTGGCCAGCCAGCACGGCATTGACATTTCCGGCCTGCGTGGCCGGCAGTTCAGCGTGCACGACTTTGACCGGTTTGACCGTATCTACGCCATGGACCTGGATAATTACCGCGATATCCTCCGGAAGGCCCGCACCCTGCAGGACGAGGCCAAGGTACAGCTGCTGCTGGACAACCAGCAGCCCGTGCCCGATCCCTGGTATGATGACGCCCTCTTTGCACCGGTGTATGAGCTGATCTACAACGCCTGCGAAAAAATAGTACAGAAAGCATAA
- a CDS encoding substrate-binding domain-containing protein, whose amino-acid sequence MKQQFKHVALALGLTTSIAACHSGPTSTFTDTETSGTIHISVDETYKPLIDSEIRVFESLYPKAHIIADYKPEQDCFADLLADSTRMIIVTRELSEKETQFIKDQKDHIVPSGLRLAWDAVALVVNKQAKDSIFNMDQLHDIMSGKDSSWQLVFDNEKSSTVRYIRDSINQGKPLPAGTMAAKTNPEVIDYVVKNKKAMGLIGVSWISDTADSTSIDFTNRVNVVKLRADGYTEYVQPYQYYIGTGAYPLKRSLWYNLKEPHQGLGTGFATFLGSQEGQLLIGRFKLFPARMNILFKTVNLK is encoded by the coding sequence ATGAAACAACAGTTCAAGCACGTTGCGCTGGCCCTGGGTTTAACGACCTCTATTGCGGCCTGTCACTCCGGGCCCACTTCCACTTTTACAGACACGGAAACCTCGGGTACTATCCATATATCTGTGGACGAAACCTATAAGCCACTGATAGATTCAGAGATCAGGGTTTTCGAATCATTATATCCTAAAGCACACATCATTGCGGACTACAAGCCGGAACAGGATTGTTTTGCAGACCTGCTGGCCGACAGTACCCGCATGATCATTGTGACGCGGGAGCTCAGCGAGAAAGAAACACAGTTCATTAAAGACCAAAAGGATCACATTGTGCCCAGCGGCTTGCGCCTGGCCTGGGACGCAGTGGCACTGGTGGTGAACAAGCAGGCAAAGGATTCCATCTTTAATATGGACCAGCTGCACGACATCATGAGTGGTAAGGATTCCAGCTGGCAACTGGTATTTGATAATGAAAAATCCAGCACCGTTCGTTATATTCGCGACTCTATCAACCAGGGCAAGCCACTGCCCGCGGGCACCATGGCCGCTAAAACCAACCCGGAGGTGATAGACTACGTTGTGAAGAACAAGAAGGCGATGGGGTTGATCGGTGTAAGCTGGATCTCCGATACTGCGGATTCCACTTCCATTGACTTCACCAACCGGGTTAACGTAGTGAAACTCCGTGCAGACGGCTATACTGAATATGTGCAACCTTACCAGTATTACATCGGAACCGGTGCTTATCCACTGAAGCGCAGCCTGTGGTATAACCTGAAAGAGCCCCACCAGGGCTTAGGCACGGGATTTGCCACCTTCCTCGGCAGCCAGGAAGGCCAGCTGCTGATCGGACGTTTTAAACTTTTTCCTGCGCGTATGAACATTTTATTTAAGACCGTAAACCTGAAATAA